The genomic window CCCTTATGCGGGCGTCCGGCGTAGCCAGTGAGGACATTGGCAAGCCGATCATCGCGGTGGCCAACTCCTTCACCGAGTTCGTGCCAGGGCACACCCACCTCGCCCCCGTCGGCCGGATCGTCTCCGAGGCGATCAAGGCGGCGGGCGCGGTGCCCCGCGAGTTCAACACCATCGCGGTGGACGACGGGATCGCCATGGGACACGGCGGCATGCTCTACAGCCTTCCCTCCCGCGACCTCATCTCGGACAGCGTCGAGTACATGGTCGAGGCCCACTGCGCCGACGCCCTGATCTGCATCTCCAACTGCGACAAGATCACCCCCGGCATGCTGATGGCCGCCATGCGCCTCAACATCCCCACGGTGTTCGTCTCCGGCGGCCCGATGGAGGCCGGGAAGGCCACCCTCGTCGACGGCACGGTCCGCAAGCTCGACCTGGTCAACGCGATCAGCGACGCCGTCGACGAGAGCGTCTCCGACGAGGACATCCTGCGCATCGAGGAGAACGCCTGCCCCACCTGCGGCAGCTGTTCCGGCATGTTCACGGCCAACTCGATGAACTGCCTGACCGAGGTCCTCGGCCTCTCCCTCCCCGGCAACGGCTCCGTCCTCGCCACCCACACCGCCCGCAAGGCGCTGTACGAGAACGCCGGCCGCACGGTCGTCGAGATCACCAAGCGCTACTACGAGCAGGACGACGAGACCGTCCTGCCGCGCTCCATCGGCACCCGCGCCGCGTTCGACAACGCCATGGCGCTCGACATCGCCATGGGCGGCTCGACCAACACGATCCTGCACCTGCTCGCCGCGGCGGAGGAGGCCGAGCTCCGCTACACCCTCGACGACATCAACGAGGTCTCGCGCCGCGTCCCCTGCCTCTCGAAGGTCGCCCCCAACGTGGCCCCCGGCGGGACGTACTACATGGAGGACGTCCACCGGGCCGGCGGCATCCCCGCGCTCCTGGGCGAACTCCACCGCGGCGGGCTGCTCAACGAGGACGTGCACGCGGTCCACTCCGACACCCTCGCCGAATGGCTCAAGGAATGGGACGTCCGGGGCGGCTCCCCGTCCCCCGAGGCCGTGGAGCTCTGGCACGCCGCCCCCGGCTGCGTGCGCAGCGCGACAGCCTTCTCCCAGTCCGAGCGCTGGGACACACTCGACCTCGACGCGGCCGGCGGCTGCATCCGCGACCTGGAGCACGCGTACTCCAAGGACGGCGGCCTCGCGGTCCTCAAGGGGAACCTCGCCGTGGACGGCTGTGTCGTGAAGACGGCGGGCGTCGACGAGTCGATCTGGACCTTCGAGGGCCCGGCCGTCGTCTGCGAGTCGCAGGAGGACGCCGTCGACAAGATCCTCCGCAAGGAGATCAAGGAGGGCGACGTCGTCGTCATCCGCTACGAAGGGCCGCGCGGTGGCCCCGGCATGCAGGAGATGCTCTACCCGACGTCGTTCCTGAAGGGCCGCGGCCTCGGCAAGAGCTGCGCCCTGGTCACCGACGGCCGCTTCTCCGGCGGCACGTCGGGCCTGTCCATCGGGCACGCGTCGCCCGAGGCGGCGTCCGGCGGCACGATCGCCCTCGTCGAGGACGGCGACCGGATCCGGATCGACATCCCGAACCGCTCGATCGACCTCCTCGTCCCCGACGCGGAGCTCGCCACCCGGCGCGAGGCGCTCAACGGCGTGTACGCGCCGAAGAACCGTGAGCGCAAGGTGTCGGCGGCCCTGCGCGCCTACGCGGCGATGGCGACGAGCGCGGACCGGGGCGCGGTCCGCGACGTCTCCAAGCTCGGCTGACCCGCGACCCCTTCCCGTCCGGCCCCGTCCCTGGTCTCACCAGTGGGCGGGGCCGTCCGCGTCCACGGCGAACACGGACCCGTCCGGGGCGGTCGCCACGACGCTCCGTCCGAGCACGACGGGGGCGGGCAGTGACGAGGCGAGGCCGAGCCTGCCCTCCCTCAGCCGGGGCCGCGTCTGACCGAGCAGCGTCCCGTGCACCGTGTCCACGGCCAGGAGCCGCCCGTCGGCCGCCGAGAAGTACAGCCGGTCCCCGGCGCCGAGCACCGGGGCGGAGGTCAGTCCGACGGCCGTCTCCAGGCGCCACCGTGCGGGCTTGCGGCCGCCCGCCCGGATTCCGACGGCCAGCAGGGTTCCGCCCCGCTCCAGCAGATAGGCGGTGTCGCCGGCCACCACGACCTCGGGCCCGTTCATGCGGAACGGCAGGGCGACCCGCACCGCGCTCCGGCGCCCGGGGTCGTAGCGGACCAGTCCGGTGATCTGGGCGTCGCTGTTCATCGCGGTCAGCACGAGCTCCCCGCCGGACGTCCCGGCCGGGGTGAGCATGCCGTCCAGCCGGTGCCGCCACACGGTGCGGCCCGTGTCCGCCCCGATCGCGGTGACGAGCGTCGCGGTCCCGTCCGCCGCGTGCTCGAAGGCGTACGCCAGTCCCGTCGCCGCATCGTGGAACGCGTAGGACGGACGCTCGATGCCGGGCAGCGAGTGGTGCCAGCGGGACGTGCCGGTCGCCGCGTCGAGGCCCTCCGCCGTGCCGTCCTGCCGGACCATCAGCAGGGTGGCGCCCGCCGGGAAGGGGACGTCCTGGTATCCGGAGAGTTCCGCCCGCCAGACCGGGTCCCCACCCTCGGCGGCGTACGCCCTCAGCGGCCCGCCCGGCGACGCCGTGTACGCCGGCCCGCCCGGTGACGCACCGAGCTCCGGCGCCTCGGCGGAGTCCTCCCGGTGCGCCCAGATCACCCGTCCGTCGGCGGGGTCCAGCCGTGCCGTCCCGTATCCGGCGGCCACGCAGTACAGGGCGGAACCCGCGGGCGAGCACGACGGGGTCGACCCGGACTCCGAGCTGAGTACCGCCCGCCAGGGTACGAAGGCGGCCCGGAGCCCGGCCTCGCCCCCGCCCTGCCCCGGTGTGGTGGAACCGTCTCCCGCTGTCGCGGCCCACAGTCCGCCGGCCACCAGTGTGAGCACCACGGCGCCCGCCGACAGGAGGGCGGCACGCCTGCCCTTCCCCGTGCGCGTCGAGGGCGGGGGCCCTTCGGCGGACCGCACGTGCGTGGGCCCCTCTCCGGGACCGCCCCCGTCGGCAGCCGCCGTTTCGAGGGCGACGGGCCGCCGCTGGGCCGGTATGAACGCGGCCGCCTCGTACGACGGGGGGTGCAGCGCGGCCATGATCTCGTCCGGCGTGGGACGGTCCGCCGGGTCCTTCGCCAGGCACCGCCCTACCAGCGGAGCGAGGTCCGCCGGCACCCCCGCGAGGTCCGCCTCGTCGTGCACCACCTGGTACGCCACGATGTACGGGCTGTCCGAGTCGAAGGGGCCCCGGCCCGTCGCCGCGTGGACCAGCACCGCGCCGAGCGCGAACACGTCGGCGGCCGGCCCGACCTCCCGCGGCCGTTGGAACTGTTCGGGTGCCATGTAGGGCGGCGAGCCGATCAACTTGCCCGTCTCGGTGCGCAGATCACTGTCGTACGGCCGGGAGATCCCGAAGTCGATGACCTTGGGTCCGGAGTCGGGGAGCAGCACGTTGCTCGGCTTGAGGTCCCGGTGGATGACACCGGCACGGTGGATGTCGCGGAGCGCCTCGGCGAGCCCGGCCGTGAGTCTGCGCAGCTCGGCGGGGCTCATCGGGCCGTTCCGCTTGACCTGCGCGGAGAGCGTCGGGCCGGGCACGTACAGGGTGGCCATCCAGGGCAGGGCGGCCGCCGGATCGGCGTCCACGACCGGGGCTGTGAACGCCCCGCTGACCCGCCGTGCCGCCTCGACCTCCTGCCGGAAGCGAGCCCTGAACTCGGGGTCCGCGGCGTGCTGACGGTGCACGACCTTGACCGCGAGCTGCAGCCCGGACGCGGAGCGCGCCAGGTGCACCACACCCATGCCACCCGATCCGAGACATGCCTCGAGACGGTACTGCCCGGCGTACTCAGGATGCTCCGCTTCCGGATGTGATCCGGTCCCTCGCAGCGGCGGCATCGCCCACCCCCGTGTATTCGTGCGCATGCGCGACGCACGGAGCCTAGTCGATGGTGCGTGCGAGGAGCGTGGGGCTTGTTAGCCTGCGCGTCGTCATGTTCGCTGCTCGACGGGGGAGGCCCTCATGGGCGTTGGAGAGACCACAGGAACCACAGGGGGCGGCGCGGAGGCGGCGGCGCTCGCGGCGGATGTCGTCCGCTACCCGATCGCACCCGGCTACCGCGTCAACGTCCGCAAGGGGCCCGGCACCCAGTACGGCATCGTGCGGACCCTTCCGTACGGGATGAGCGTCCCGGTCTACTGCCAGAAGCCGGGGGAGCGGGTGTCAGGGCCGTACGGCACGTCGAACCTCTGGGACAACATCGCCTCGGGCGAGTTCGTGTCGGACGCCTACGTCCACACGGGCAGTGACGGCTACATCGCGCCGCGCTGCGACTGACGGAGCACGCGCCCGCCCTGGGACAATCGATCCCGTGAGCGAGAAAAACGAAGCACCTTCAGGCAGCCCGGCGCGGGACGGGAGTGCCCCCGGGCCGCAGCCCGAATCCCTCCGTTTCTTCGGTACGACCTGGGTCGACCACGACGGCGGTTACGGACTGCGGCGCGCGGGGGTGACCGTCGGCTCGCTCGCGGCGGCCGTCGCCTCGTGCTTCGTCCTCCGCTTCGCGTACCAGGGCCTGGAGATCGCCGAGGTCGGCGGCTTCGTCGGCCTGCTGGTGGTGCTGATGTTCGCGGTCTGCAGCGCCATCGCCTTCCGCAAGACCTGGGAGGGCTTCGGCAGCCGGTCCGCCGACCCGTCCCAGGACGACAGGCTGCGCGGGCTCAAGTCCATCGGCTTCATCGGCTCGCTCCTCGCCTACTTCCTCCGCTCGTTCGGTGAGGCGCCGGGCGAGAAGCTGCGGCGCACGGAGTACGAGACGGCGCTCGCCCAGTACGAGAAGCGCCGCTCGAACCGCGCCGGCCACCCCGGCTCGCGCACCAAGGCGAAGGGGAAGCGCCCCGGGCGCCGATAGCGGCGGCGGATCCGCTTCCGCGCGCGCCGGGGCGGAGAGAGATGAGGCATGACCTCGTCCGCGCCCCGCGCCCACTCCGTTCCCCGTGCCCTCTCCTTCGACAGCGCCGCCGGGCGGTACGCCGCGGCGCGCCCCTCCTATCCGCCCGGTGTCCTCGATGCCGTCGAGGAACTGTCCGGCCGGCCCCTGAGCGGCATCCGCGCTGTGGACGTCGCTGCGGGGACGGGCATCGCGACCCGGCTTCTGCACACCCGCGGCGCACGGGTGACCGCAGTCGAACCGGGTCCCGGCATGGCCACGGAACTGCGCAGGTCGCTGCCCTCGGTCCCGGTCGTCCGGGGTGACGGCGACCGCCTGCCCCTCGCCACCGCGTCGGCCGACCTGATCACCTATGCGCAGGCATGGCACTGGACCGACCCGGACCGCGCCCTTCCCGAGGCGCTCAGGGTCCTGCGCCCCGGCGGAGCCCTGGCGCTCTGGTGGAACGTCTCCGACTACTCCGTCCCCTGGGTCGTGGACCAGGGCGAGCGGCTGCGCCGTCACCTCGGCGCGGGCGACAGCGCTCACGGCACGCCGGCCGGCGCCGGTTCACGGAACCTCGCGCGGTTGTCCGGCGGAGAGTTCGCGCGACGACTGCTGCCGTGGTCCCGGACCGTGCCGGTCGACACGCATCTCGCCAACCTCTCCAGCCACTCCGCCTTCCTCGTGCTCGGCGCCGACGGTGAGGAGTCCACCCAGGGGTTCATGGACGAGGAGCGCCGCCATCTGGCGGCCGTGTTCCCCGACGGCATGGTCGAGGAGCGATACGTCGTCGAGCTCGGCGTGCTCGTCCGCTGAATCCTCCGGTCGGACATGCCGCATCCCTTGACGTGGCCGCTTCGACGGGATCAATATTCATCGCATGATGAATTATTCGGGTGCCGCGAACGCGGGGGCCGTCGAGGCCCGTGCCCTCACCGTCGTACGAGGAGACCGCACCGTCCTGCGCGGCCTCGACTTCACCATCGAGCCAGGCAGGATCACCGGCCTGCTCGGCCCCTCCGGCTGCGGCAAGTCCACGCTCATGCGGTCCGTCGTCGGCACCCAGGCCAACACCACGGGCACGCTGAACGTCCTCGGCCGGCCCGCCGGACACCCGGCCCTGCGCCCCCGCGTCGGATACGTCACCCAGGCCCCGTCCGTCTACACGGACCTCACCGTCCGGCAGAACCTCGACTACTTCGCGGCCGTACTCCGTCCGGGCCGCCGCCACCGCGGCGACCGCGAGGACACCGTCACCCGCGCCATCACCGACGTCGATCTCACCGGTCACGCAGACGCCCTGGCGGGCAACCTCTCCGGCGGCCAGCTCAGCCGGGTGTCCCTCGCCGTCGCCCTGCTCGGCACCCCCGAGCTGTTGGTCCTCGACGAGCCGACCGTCGGTCTCGACCCCGTACTCCGCCGCGACCTGTGGAACCTCTTCCACACGCTCGCCGCCGAACGGGGCACCACCGTCCTCGTCTCCTCGCACGTCATGGACGAGGCCGAGCGCTGCCACAGGCTGCTGCTGATGCGCGAGGGCGCGATCCTCGCCGACGAGACCCCCGAAACCCTTCGCACCGCGACGGGCTCCACCACCGTCGAGGAGGCGTTCCTCCACCTCGTGGACCGAGCCGCCGCCACCCCCCGGGAGACAGCCCGATGAGCACCGACGCCCCCGTACTCACCCCGGCCAGGACCCTGGCGACCGCCGCCCGCGTCCTGCGACAGCTCAGCCACGACCCCCGCACCATCGCGCTGCTGCTGATCGTCCCCGTCGTGATGATCACGCTGCTGCGCTACGTGTTCGACGCGAACCCCCGGACCTTCGACTCCATCGGAGCCTCCCTGCTCGGCATCTTCCCGCTGATCACGATGTTCCTGGTGACCTCGATCGCCACCCTCCGCGAACGCACCTCGGGAACCCTCGAACGCCTCCTGGCCCTGCCCCTCGGCAAAGCCGACCTGATCGCCGGGTACGCCCTGGCGTTCGGCGCGATCGCCGTCGCCCAGTCGCTCCTGGCCACGGCCACGTCCGTCTGGGTCCTCGGCCTCGACGTGGTCGGCTCGCCCTGGCTGCTGCTCCTGGTCGCCCTGCTCGACGCACTCCTGGGCACCGCACTCGGTCTGTTCGTCTCGGCCTTCGCCGCGTCCGAGTTCCAGGCCGTCCAGTTCATGCCGGCCGTGATCTTCCCGCAACTGCTGCTGTGCGGACTGTTCACCCCGCGCGACCAGATGCACCCGGTCCTCGAAGCCCCCTCCGACGTACTGCCGATGTCCTACGCCGTCGACGGGATGAACCAGGTCCTCAGCCACACCGACGTCACGGCCGACTTCTCCCGCGACGTCCTGATCGTGGCGGGCTGCGCCCTGCTCGTCCTCTGCCTGGGCGCCGCCACACTCCGCCGCCGCACCGTGTGACGGGGCGGTGCGAGGATGGCGGCCACCACACGTACCGCGTACCGCGCACCGCCTCCCGGAGGATGAACCGCATGACCCAGACAGTCGCAGTCCTCGGTACAGGAAAGATCGGCGAAGCCCTGCTCAGCGGGATGATCCGGGCCGGCTGGCGGGCCGCCGACCTGCTGGTGACCACACGCCGTCCCGAACGCGCCGAGAAACTCCGCACCCGCTACGGCGTCGAGGCCGTCACCAACGCCGAAGCCGCCAAGAACGCCGACATCCTCATCCTCGCGGTCAAGCCCCAGGACATGGGGACGCTCCTCGGCGAGCTCGCCCCCCACCTCACCGCCGACCGCCTCGTCATCAGCGCGGCCGCGGGCATCACGACGGCATTCATCGAGGACAGCCTCGCCGAAGGAACCCCGGTCGTACGCGTCATGCCGAACACCCCCGTCCTGGTGGACGAGGGCATGTCCGTCATCTCGGCCGGGCGGCACGCCACCCCCCAGCACCTGGGCCACGCCGAGGCCATCTTCGGCGGTGTGGGCAAGACCCTCCGCGTTCCGGAGTCCCAGCAGGACGCCGCCACCGCCCTCTCCGGCTCGGGCCCCGCCTACTTCTACTTCCTCGTCGAGGCGATGACCGACGCCGGCATCCTCCTCGGACTGCCCCGCGCCCAGGCCCACGACCTGATCGTGCAGGCCGCCATCGGCGCCGCGGTGATGCTCCGGGACAGCGGCGAACACCCCGTCAAACTCCGTGAGGCAGTCACCAGCCCGGCCGGAACCACCATCAGCGCCATCCGGGAACTGGAGAACCACGGCGTACGGGCAGCGCTCATCGCGGCGCTCGAAGCCGCTCGCGACCGCAGCCGTGAGCTGGCCACGGGCAACGGCTGACCCGCTACCCCACCGCGGCCACCAGTTCCTCGGTGCGCACCACGCTCGCGAACCCACCGCCGTGCAACGTCACGGCGGTGGCGCGCGACAGTTCGTCGGCGCTCAGCTTCCAGCCCCACGGCCCCACCTGATCAAAGGTGTACGTCGCGTCGAGCGGGAAGAACACCTCGTAGCCCAGATTGCCACCCATGCGCGCCGTCGTCTCCGCGCACATGTTGGTCTGGATGCCCGCCACCACGATCTGTCGCACCCCGGCCTCCCGGAGCCAGGCATCGAGACCCGGGGTTCCGTAGAAAGCCGAGTTCACCGACTTGGTCAGGAACAGCTCGGGCCCGGTGCCCTTTCCCCGCCGCTCCTCCACGTACCCCTTGAACGCGTTTCCCGGGTGACCCGCGCGCAGCGGCGAGTCCGGCTTCGGAGAGTCGTGCCGCACGAAGACGACGGGCCGTCCGCTCGCCTGCCACGCGTCCAGGAGCTCCGCGATGTTCCGGTCCGCCCAGGGGTTGTTGCGCGCCCCCCAGTAGTCCTCCTCCTCGAATCCCTGCTGTACGTCGACGACCACCAGCGCTGCGTTCTCCGCGATCTCCATGCCCACCACTCTCCTGGTGGGCGTCGCCCGCTGCCAGGACCACGAAAGCCATCGATCGATGCTTTACTGCCACGGTGACCGCCCCCGCGCACCACCCCGGCCGTATCGCCCTGGTCGCGTTCCCGGGGATCCGGGCCTTCGACGTCTCGGTCATCACCGAGGTCTGGGGCGTCGACCGCACCGATCGTGGGGTACCCGCCTTCGAGCTGCGCCGGGTCGCGGACAGCACCGCGGACGTCCGGCTCCGCGGCGGTCTGTCCCTCAGTCCCGACCGCACCCTGTCCTGGCTCGCACGGGCCGACCTGATCGTGATCCCCGGTCTCCACGACCACGAGACCCCCGCGCCGGAACCCGTCCTCGACGCACTCCGCCGCGCCCACGAGCGGGGAACGCCCCTCGCGGCACTCTGCGGCGGTGCGTTCACCCTCGCCCAGGCCGGACTCCTGGACGGCCGCAGGGCCGTCACCCACTGGAACCTCACCGATCTGCTGGCGACCAGCCATCCGGGAGTCACCGTGGTGCCGGACGCCCTCTTCGTCCACGAGGACAACATCTGGACCTCGGCCGGCACCGCCGCGGGCATCGACCTCTGCCTCCACCTGGTGCGGACGGCCTACGGTGCCGAGGCCGCGGCGACGATCGCACGTTCGATGGTCACGGCGCCGTTCCGCACGGGCACGCAGGCACAGTTCATCGAGCACCCCACCCCGCGCGCCGACCGCGACGCCGACGCGCTGGCCGAGGTCCGTACCCATGCGCTGACCCATTTGGCACAACCGCACACCGTGGCGGCACTGGCGGCCCGGGCCGGCATGTCCGCCCGCACCTTCGCCCGCCACTTCCAGGCGACCACCGGTACGACGCCGATGCGCTGGCTGATCACCCAGCGGGTCGCCGCGGCCCAGAAGCTGCTGGAACGCACCGACTTGGCCCTGCCCGAGGTGGCGCGACGCGCCGACTTCGGAAGCGAGATCACCATGCGCCAGCACTTCGCGACGCACATGGCCACCAGCCCGCGTGACTACCGGCTGGCCTTCCGTGCGCGGGACGACGAGGTCAGGGGTTGACACGCCGGTTGCGGGTCCGTAGTGTGCTCCGAGTTGTCCGACGTGAGCGCCGACCCCGGTCGGTCCCCGGACAGCCATTCCGCAGTAACCACCGAAAACCAGCGACATCTGTCGCGGCGTTTTTGCGTGCACGCGTGCGAAATGAGGAATCAATGTTCGAAGGAACCCCGATTAGCGTCGGGGCCGGGGATTCCGCTAAAGTCTCACTCGTCGGAAGGGCCCAACAGCCCGGATGGCAAGCCCCACTGACTGGGAATCAGGCCCGAAAGGATCTGATAGAGTCGGACTCGCCGGAAAGGGAAACGCGAAAGCGAAGAACTGGAAAGCGAAACAAGCAGTAGCCCGCTTCGACCGGGAATCGGACACGAAAGAGTCTGATAGAGTCGGAAACGCAAGAACGAAGGGAAGCGCCCGGAGGGCCCCGGTGAAACGGGACCGAAGGAAGCGTCCGTTCCTTGAGAACTCAACAGCGTGCCAAAAGTCAACGCCAGATATGTTGATACCCCGGCCTGCTTCGGCAGGTTGGTGGTTCCTTTGAAAAGTCCTGCGGGATCTTCGGATCCGG from Streptomyces sp. NBC_01341 includes these protein-coding regions:
- a CDS encoding class I SAM-dependent methyltransferase, with the translated sequence MTSSAPRAHSVPRALSFDSAAGRYAAARPSYPPGVLDAVEELSGRPLSGIRAVDVAAGTGIATRLLHTRGARVTAVEPGPGMATELRRSLPSVPVVRGDGDRLPLATASADLITYAQAWHWTDPDRALPEALRVLRPGGALALWWNVSDYSVPWVVDQGERLRRHLGAGDSAHGTPAGAGSRNLARLSGGEFARRLLPWSRTVPVDTHLANLSSHSAFLVLGADGEESTQGFMDEERRHLAAVFPDGMVEERYVVELGVLVR
- a CDS encoding serine/threonine-protein kinase → MPPLRGTGSHPEAEHPEYAGQYRLEACLGSGGMGVVHLARSASGLQLAVKVVHRQHAADPEFRARFRQEVEAARRVSGAFTAPVVDADPAAALPWMATLYVPGPTLSAQVKRNGPMSPAELRRLTAGLAEALRDIHRAGVIHRDLKPSNVLLPDSGPKVIDFGISRPYDSDLRTETGKLIGSPPYMAPEQFQRPREVGPAADVFALGAVLVHAATGRGPFDSDSPYIVAYQVVHDEADLAGVPADLAPLVGRCLAKDPADRPTPDEIMAALHPPSYEAAAFIPAQRRPVALETAAADGGGPGEGPTHVRSAEGPPPSTRTGKGRRAALLSAGAVVLTLVAGGLWAATAGDGSTTPGQGGGEAGLRAAFVPWRAVLSSESGSTPSCSPAGSALYCVAAGYGTARLDPADGRVIWAHREDSAEAPELGASPGGPAYTASPGGPLRAYAAEGGDPVWRAELSGYQDVPFPAGATLLMVRQDGTAEGLDAATGTSRWHHSLPGIERPSYAFHDAATGLAYAFEHAADGTATLVTAIGADTGRTVWRHRLDGMLTPAGTSGGELVLTAMNSDAQITGLVRYDPGRRSAVRVALPFRMNGPEVVVAGDTAYLLERGGTLLAVGIRAGGRKPARWRLETAVGLTSAPVLGAGDRLYFSAADGRLLAVDTVHGTLLGQTRPRLREGRLGLASSLPAPVVLGRSVVATAPDGSVFAVDADGPAHW
- a CDS encoding ABC transporter ATP-binding protein, encoding MMNYSGAANAGAVEARALTVVRGDRTVLRGLDFTIEPGRITGLLGPSGCGKSTLMRSVVGTQANTTGTLNVLGRPAGHPALRPRVGYVTQAPSVYTDLTVRQNLDYFAAVLRPGRRHRGDREDTVTRAITDVDLTGHADALAGNLSGGQLSRVSLAVALLGTPELLVLDEPTVGLDPVLRRDLWNLFHTLAAERGTTVLVSSHVMDEAERCHRLLLMREGAILADETPETLRTATGSTTVEEAFLHLVDRAAATPRETAR
- a CDS encoding cysteine hydrolase family protein, whose protein sequence is MEIAENAALVVVDVQQGFEEEDYWGARNNPWADRNIAELLDAWQASGRPVVFVRHDSPKPDSPLRAGHPGNAFKGYVEERRGKGTGPELFLTKSVNSAFYGTPGLDAWLREAGVRQIVVAGIQTNMCAETTARMGGNLGYEVFFPLDATYTFDQVGPWGWKLSADELSRATAVTLHGGGFASVVRTEELVAAVG
- a CDS encoding ABC transporter permease; amino-acid sequence: MSTDAPVLTPARTLATAARVLRQLSHDPRTIALLLIVPVVMITLLRYVFDANPRTFDSIGASLLGIFPLITMFLVTSIATLRERTSGTLERLLALPLGKADLIAGYALAFGAIAVAQSLLATATSVWVLGLDVVGSPWLLLLVALLDALLGTALGLFVSAFAASEFQAVQFMPAVIFPQLLLCGLFTPRDQMHPVLEAPSDVLPMSYAVDGMNQVLSHTDVTADFSRDVLIVAGCALLVLCLGAATLRRRTV
- a CDS encoding SH3 domain-containing protein, with product MGVGETTGTTGGGAEAAALAADVVRYPIAPGYRVNVRKGPGTQYGIVRTLPYGMSVPVYCQKPGERVSGPYGTSNLWDNIASGEFVSDAYVHTGSDGYIAPRCD
- the ilvD gene encoding dihydroxy-acid dehydratase; protein product: MPQLRSRTVTHGRNMAGARALMRASGVASEDIGKPIIAVANSFTEFVPGHTHLAPVGRIVSEAIKAAGAVPREFNTIAVDDGIAMGHGGMLYSLPSRDLISDSVEYMVEAHCADALICISNCDKITPGMLMAAMRLNIPTVFVSGGPMEAGKATLVDGTVRKLDLVNAISDAVDESVSDEDILRIEENACPTCGSCSGMFTANSMNCLTEVLGLSLPGNGSVLATHTARKALYENAGRTVVEITKRYYEQDDETVLPRSIGTRAAFDNAMALDIAMGGSTNTILHLLAAAEEAELRYTLDDINEVSRRVPCLSKVAPNVAPGGTYYMEDVHRAGGIPALLGELHRGGLLNEDVHAVHSDTLAEWLKEWDVRGGSPSPEAVELWHAAPGCVRSATAFSQSERWDTLDLDAAGGCIRDLEHAYSKDGGLAVLKGNLAVDGCVVKTAGVDESIWTFEGPAVVCESQEDAVDKILRKEIKEGDVVVIRYEGPRGGPGMQEMLYPTSFLKGRGLGKSCALVTDGRFSGGTSGLSIGHASPEAASGGTIALVEDGDRIRIDIPNRSIDLLVPDAELATRREALNGVYAPKNRERKVSAALRAYAAMATSADRGAVRDVSKLG
- a CDS encoding GlxA family transcriptional regulator, producing MTAPAHHPGRIALVAFPGIRAFDVSVITEVWGVDRTDRGVPAFELRRVADSTADVRLRGGLSLSPDRTLSWLARADLIVIPGLHDHETPAPEPVLDALRRAHERGTPLAALCGGAFTLAQAGLLDGRRAVTHWNLTDLLATSHPGVTVVPDALFVHEDNIWTSAGTAAGIDLCLHLVRTAYGAEAAATIARSMVTAPFRTGTQAQFIEHPTPRADRDADALAEVRTHALTHLAQPHTVAALAARAGMSARTFARHFQATTGTTPMRWLITQRVAAAQKLLERTDLALPEVARRADFGSEITMRQHFATHMATSPRDYRLAFRARDDEVRG
- the proC gene encoding pyrroline-5-carboxylate reductase, with translation MTQTVAVLGTGKIGEALLSGMIRAGWRAADLLVTTRRPERAEKLRTRYGVEAVTNAEAAKNADILILAVKPQDMGTLLGELAPHLTADRLVISAAAGITTAFIEDSLAEGTPVVRVMPNTPVLVDEGMSVISAGRHATPQHLGHAEAIFGGVGKTLRVPESQQDAATALSGSGPAYFYFLVEAMTDAGILLGLPRAQAHDLIVQAAIGAAVMLRDSGEHPVKLREAVTSPAGTTISAIRELENHGVRAALIAALEAARDRSRELATGNG